From the Papaver somniferum cultivar HN1 chromosome 2, ASM357369v1, whole genome shotgun sequence genome, the window AGTGgcagaaaactagggtttctgaggAGTGAAGTATCCTTCTTCTGAGCTCTCACTGTAAAACCCTAGggcatcttttttttctttttggtgagAGCCCCTTTTCTTGGATTCCTTTGCTTTTTCCCTTTCTTCCTTTTTCTCGTGAAAATGCTTGGAACTAAAGGTGTAAGTGAAGTGTGACATAAACATAGTGACGTTTTAGCTTGTACAAATTTCTACAGCTTATTTGAGAACTCTGTTTTTGGAGTCCAAAAGttccgtgtttttttttttttgtttttttttatctgtTTCAAGATTTCCGGATCTTTATTGGGTTTTAACTTGATATGATGTTCTTGACAGGCAATGGAAATTACTGGAATCAAATGGAGAAGCAGGTTTTGTCCACTCCAATTGAGGAGCAGGTTATATGGCTCTTCCGACGTTCCATGAATTTGATCTGGAAAACACAGAGTAGTGCAAAGAAAAGAAAGACCAGTGATACTGTTTTGGATTTCATGGAAGGATTTAGGCAGAGGAAACAAGACAACCCTCTCAAGAAAGAAATAACGCTTCTGAAGTTGAAAAAACTGAAAATGACGAACTTCTAGATTGTAATGTTGCATATGCCAATGTTGATATTGCGGAAGAACTCTATCGAATAAGAAAAGCTTCGGAAGTCAAAGAAGTTCATGTTGCATATACTGATAATCATAGTGAAAGAAGGTTGCAAGTATAGCACTGCCTCCTCACTGGTTTTCCTAAGAAGAAAAGGTCAGTGCCTGCTGATGAGACTACTAGTAGTACTGGGCATCAACATAGGGTAGACAAGAATAAACTCAAATGGATGTTACAAAATCGATGTCTTACAAAGATGATGAATAACAAGATCTCCggaaacatcaaaaacaaaagaggAAGCATCAGaacaaggaaagaagaagagcaTTAGGCGGCGCAACCCTCTGTATGGTTAAATGAAAAGCAGCTGCTAAGTAAAGTGATACACTAGCATTATCTACAGCTTTGCTAGAGTTTTTGACACACCTGCAGAGAGGGAGAAATGTTTGGTTTTGAAGGGCAGCAGTAATGAAACAATCAGAGTAAGAAAACCAAGTCACTGTTACAGTTGTTGATCCAGAAGGTGAGACATCCGAAATGAAGTTGTGTATTTCAAAAACACAAACGGAACGCTGAAGCAACAGTATGCCAAGGATTTAATGAACCAACAAAATTTAAAGGGTTCCGAGTGTTCTGACCAAACTATGTTTATCCAACGAAAATTATACATAAGAGAAGAACCACTTATGCTAGTTAACTACCGATACAATTCTCAAACAAACACCAGAAAATTAAACactcgaagaaaaaaaaatattgatgaagatcaaTAAACCATCCTTACCTTTTCACTTTTATCAGCAACTATCATCATTAACTTCTAGTAACTGGATAACCGATTCCCCGTTTTCACAAGGAAAAATATCAAGGAGAAAGTCCATCACTTTACGCATGTCGGTAATGATGCAACTTGTATAAGAATACTTTCCCAGCTGCATTGCCCACAGCCATAAAACCTCCACCAGGACTAAAGTCCAGACAGCGAGGAAAATGTAAGGGCCTATTTGCAGGAGGCCAGTTCGAGAAAACAGTATAACTAGGAATGTGAACGAGTTTTAAGCTGTTCTTCTGCATGCTAGAACATATAGCCAATATCTGTGAATCATGGTTGAACTTCAGGAAATCAACTTTCGTAGTCAGATTCTCTACAGTTTTGACAGGTTTTCTCTTCCCCCCTAGGAACTCGCTTTTATTGTAAATATTCACTATCCCACTATCTGAACCAGCGGCAAACAAGGATCCATTTGGCGATGTAGAAAGGGAATGTCCAGTCATGCAACCTTCATCTACAGCTTTGTGGATGCAAGTCCTTGTTCTCAAATCCCAATGGTAGATATGCCCGTCACCCCCAGAGCTCAACAATTGGCGTCCACCATCAGCGAAAGCTAGAGATCGTGCAGTCCCGTTCATCTTCATTGTGCCAATAAGCTCTTTAGTTTTGGTCGAGACCAACAAGATATGACCTTCACTACCCACAAAAGCAATTGTACTAGAATCAGGAGAAACCTCAAATACTTCCAAACTCTTCTCCTCCCGACCAGTTAAGGGCCCTATCTTATCAACCTTTGCTTTCTCTAAATCAAAGCTGTAAAAGAACTTTCTTCTTCCTGCAGCAATAACCTGGGATCCGTCTGGTAAGAAAGAAGCCTTTCGGATAGGAAGATCCTCAAGGAACATGCTCTGTATCTTGGTGTTCCGTTTCCCATCAATCTGGAAAAACCTCAGCCTACGATCCAACCCAGCAGAGAGTAGCAACTGTCCATTTCTATGGAACTGGACTGAATTTATTGGACCATTAGACGGGTCCTCAGCATTTGCATCCACCAGTCTCGAGAATTCAAGAAGCCCAGGTAAGAGCTTCACCCCATGGTTAACAACAATATCTTCATTTGTTCTTAGCAAATCATAACTACCATCTGCAGACTCGTTATCTGAATCAGATCCATCTCCAGACCTGGGACCAACTTCAGCCCAACCCGGGGTTGGATTCAACTTAAGATGATGATCTCTCAACCTTCCTACATAATCTGAAGCCAAAATTGAAGTCTCCTCTTCACCTTTCCTTAATTTCCTCAATCTGTTCAACTTAGCTATATCCACAGTTATCTTACTCTCATCTTCATCAACCCATGCGGGTTTTCGACCCTTCAATTCTATTTCATCACCGCTTTCCTCGTCAGATTCTACATCTTCATCACTGTTCATTCCCTTCATTCCAGATCTATCTGTAATGAACAaagcttcttcttcagttttgtCTTCCTCTTCCTTTCCAAACACAACGGGTGAATAAAGGTTCCCAAACAAGAAGCTCTCCAACCTCTTcatttccttctcctgtttaacATGAAATTCCTTTTCCTTTTCATTTAcctctttctttctctttttactCTTTAACCCAGCATCGGAATCCTTTGAGGCCTCGGTTTCTTCATCACTTACTTGAACCATAGGTTCATCAGTCTCATCTCTTGCAACTTTGACGCGCTTCTTCGCACCGAGTGCATTTTGAGAAATCAAACTCATTATCTGCAAACATACAAATAATCCACTATCAAGCACAATTATAAACAAAATTCACCGATGAGAATACAATAGGAAATGCATTACAAAATTCACCTGTGGCTAAACACCATTATACCTAGATTAATAACATGCTCTGCTAAATATCCCACACACTTTTTAAAATTCGTTCTGGAACAACCCTCGAAATTACCCCTAAAGAAATTATTACGGACATATGCCCGATTGGCATTTGTATACTAATAAACCTTGAAGAGCTTATTGCAAAAGAGTACATGTCAAAAGAACTTTAAGAACAGATGAAAGTTAAcctctttcttattttcttttggtTCAACTGGATATATCAATAAAAAGCAATAACAAAGGAATAAACAATTTTACTGATCAGACTTCTACACCCCATTCCCTCGCTACTACATAATTGGGAAAAATCAAAAGACGAAAAGCTGAAGAATTAAAGCCCTCTCACGAAAACCACCAAAATGTTGAAAGACCAGTTATGCTCTTTCTGAATGTCTAATACCTGAAAAGTTTATCCACGAGAGTTAAACTCCTAGCAAGTTTACAGGTTCAGCAAGCCACGGAGAAATATAAAAAGGAAACACAAATATGTCGCAAGCAAAGCATGTCATAAACCAAAATAAGAGGGTATTAGTTATTAGTACACAGTCACCACATTTCGAACTAGATATCCTCCCTCTTCAAGCAAACTCTAATCACCATCAGTACAATTCAAGGTTCTTCTTTCATGTAAAAGCTTCTACCATATTGTTATTCCAGAATATATCCGCAATCGATCACACTATATGCTTGGAACATGTCCGCAACAACTGTCAGACATAAATATACGAATATATATGGCTGTACATGGCGCATATATAAATATATCACTAGTTATACACTAGTTATACACATCAAAGTATAAAACTAAGACGATTAAACTAGTTAAGGTCAGACATACCAAAAATCTCCAAGCAAACAAAATGTGATTCTCACAAAACTCCCTGTAGATGTTCACTCGCTGGTTAGACACGCTTAAGTTCAGTACTTAACAAGTAATATTTCAATGACATTCGCAAGTTATCAACTCTCCATGTTCAATTCATTAGATCATTATTTCACATAACTAGTATGCAACCAAATAAAGCAGCTTCAGCTacttaaaacaaaaatgttttctATCTTTCCTGGAAGGAACTGTGAGCTCTTCTATCATAGAACCATTTAATCCACACAACAGGGCTCCTTTTTAACGATCAACAAGCATATTATATAGATAATTGTGGGGCATACAGGGACAGAATACGAAAGAAGAACGAAGATCTCTGCCACATTAGGAAATCAACACAATTTTTCCTATCACACTCTACTAACAGTTAGGAAATCAACACAATATTTCCTATCACACTCTACTAACAGTTTAGCTAGTACTCGCCTAAAATTCCACTTAGACAATCATATACTATGAATATATACTTATATTCAGTACCTAACTAGCACTATTCCAAAGAGAACCATGATATTTCCACTACCCTTAACCATCACTTCTCATTCATCAAGCCATGTACACAATTTGTAGACAACCTAGCTAATAACTAGTAACTAATCAAATAAGCAAGAATCGCAGCAATAGAAATACCAAAATACCCAGATTTACTTATATTTTCTGTGTGTGATGATGACAACATGTACTACTATGTTTCACCTCTGGAGCAATAAGTGAGTTGTGTATCTCTGAATCAAGTGATAATGCCAAGAACGATTCTATACACTGCAAGTGGTTTAAACAAGTAATAACTGCAACAATTTAGATAAAATGCAAGCCATGAACGTACCAGAACTCACCAGATATACTGCAACACCCTAAACCCGACCAAACAACTGACAACCAGCTAAAAATACTAATATGTTATCTACACAACAATAGACCAATATTTTCCAAGATATAAGTCGATTTCACAAAATTTCATTCCATTAGTTCCGTAAATGCCAGTAAAGAAAGTAATACCCACTGAAGTTACAAGTTACAGTGTCATCATACATGGCAGCCAAACAAAAACTTTCGCATACCACTAACGACTACTAAACTATTCTTAGAAAATTGGTCACAACTCAAAAAGTCATTCTCCTCATTAGTCATTGTACAACAAATCAGCTCCTTACAATAATTAGAAAGATTGTGACGATTTCATGTCAATTTAAAGGTCTTATAAGTGACAACACCACTATCAGCAGAATACTAAGACCAAATGAGTTAATTATGTGTTTGCAGTTTTGCATGTAGTGATAGGCTAAATGACAAAGTGTTTCTGTTAGCAATTCATCACAACTATATTTAGGTAAGACCAGTCTTATTTATAACAAATTGATCGGTCTCACCCCTACTTAAACTCCAGTCTTAGGTAGAACTTTCACcaaccaaaaaattaaaataaggtGAAGTGAATTCATAGATCAAAACCTATTAGGCTATTACATAAATATTGATTCACTTCAATCTCATCTGGACATATATACTTTAAGCTACACTACAAGGCAACACGGAACACACAATACGAGGTCCATAGGTTGAATCATAGTATCCACAAAAGATTGTTATTTCACAGCTAATCTTTTACACACttaaaaaaatattgaaattcCAAATCTCAAACTTTTATCTTTTAATGGAGATTACCATTTTCAGTTTCCATAATAACAAAAAAAGATGAAACTTTTTCAACTAACCCATACGAAATTAACAATGAGAACATAAAACTCTGAAATTGAAGCTACAAACGGAGTAACTAATAACGATATGGActataaaaattagggtttaaaataGAAAACGGCGAttaaagaaagagagaaagagcTAACCTGATAATCACGGAGGCGAGAGAAGCGAAACCCTTTGtgcagaagatgaagaaggggGAAAAGGGCTGCTTTACTGTTTCTAGGGTTTAAGGAGAGTGAATATTGTGGATACAACAGACAGCAGAATGAAAAAGGCGGAGGAAGAAGTGTTAGCCTGTTAGGGATGGGGGAAAGAAATTGTTAGGGGTTTAGAGACTGTTTGTTCGGGAACAACCTGGTTATGGTTATGGGCTACATTCATTAGGTTAAAGGAGGAGTCGAGTCAGCTGACATATACCCCTCGCTAGCAAATGAAGTCTTGTGTGGTGGTGTTGATTGCCATGGTAGCTGAAGTTCTATGTGCTTTAAACACGTCTCTTCATGTTAAGTGTCATCTCAAATTGTATTTCACTCACTGGTTACTAGTGAGAACCCTGTGCTGTATGAATTGGGGCACAACCtagacaaaaatgaaaaaaaaaaaaaaaaaaatgaaattatcacttttcctgaaacagagtGAATATTACACAGCACAAGTGGAAAAAAAATGCTTAGAATCTGTGAGTTTTGactaatttttttgttttattttcagatGAAAGAATATTATTATATCAAGAAGATGAATTACAAGTAGAATTCTTTCTGGTACATTAGAGCCTTTAAATGAATCGAAACTGGTCACACAAGAAATCCTGTAATTGACTTCTCCTTGCTTCTCTTGCTGATCCGTCTGAAATCATGCCGGTTGATCTGGGAATAGAGACATTGTGTATTTGGCTGTCCCAAGAAGCAGCGGCTTTGTCATTCCTTTTTCCTCAATCCGGGTGTTGTATCGACTCGTTAGTAGCCCCAACTGGTTGCTTGCAGTCGTTGTAGATACATACAGAACCTATGTTGTGTCTCTAGTTTTGAGATGCATAATACTGAGGAGCCAATTCAGGTAACCACAGCGGATCGATTCTAGTTATGTTGCGGATGTAATTGTGATTTGTTCGAATCAGTTCATTATATACTATACATTCTGGTTTTGCCCGGAATAACACAGAAGAGGGATGGATCTGAACAGTTTGACTACTTGCCAAAGCCCTGTTACATAATTAAAAGTCAGACGAGATTGTATCACAGAGAAAGACAATGACGACACTGAACAAGCAACACCAAGATGGTGCCAAAAGAACAAATACTAAACTCAGATTATAATTATATTCATGAATTATAGAAtagaaacttaaaataatagGTAGATTCTAACCTGTATGACCCATCATGCTGCTTCAGAGCTGCATTAAGGAAAAAAGAAGCAGCAAGACATCTTCGAAATTGTAACATGTCATCTCCACATGAAGAAATATGCAGACCCATCTGTTCAACGTGTCCTCGAATTTGACTgaaaaaaatgcagaaaaaaattATAAGCAATGATCACAAGGGAAAAATAGTCGCACCTCTGCGATTTTATCCAATTAAGAATGGCCAGAGATAATTAGAACTGACACGGATTAATCAAAATTCCAACAAAGAGAGGAGCCAGTGACTAACCTATGAATGTCTCTGGCATGTTTAAGGGAACGACTATTGATAAAGTTGTCTCTGCACCACTTGTTGAGGGTTTTTTCAGCTTTCTTCTCTTTACTGCCTGCCAATCTGCTCTTCTCCAAGCACTCAGCAGAAGCACGATATACACTCACCAAGGTGAGATGGTCCCCATCTACACTAGTAAAACACTTTCGTGCATCTCGTGCCTAACCAAAAAGggaggaaaagaaaaaaccatgtGAGTTAAGATACCCATATCCACCGAAAAATAATGCTTtcacgaaaagaaaaaaaataa encodes:
- the LOC113349421 gene encoding U3 small nucleolar RNA-associated protein 18 homolog codes for the protein MSLISQNALGAKKRVKVARDETDEPMVQVSDEETEASKDSDAGLKSKKRKKEVNEKEKEFHVKQEKEMKRLESFLFGNLYSPVVFGKEEEDKTEEEALFITDRSGMKGMNSDEDVESDEESGDEIELKGRKPAWVDEDESKITVDIAKLNRLRKLRKGEEETSILASDYVGRLRDHHLKLNPTPGWAEVGPRSGDGSDSDNESADGSYDLLRTNEDIVVNHGVKLLPGLLEFSRLVDANAEDPSNGPINSVQFHRNGQLLLSAGLDRRLRFFQIDGKRNTKIQSMFLEDLPIRKASFLPDGSQVIAAGRRKFFYSFDLEKAKVDKIGPLTGREEKSLEVFEVSPDSSTIAFVGSEGHILLVSTKTKELIGTMKMNGTARSLAFADGGRQLLSSGGDGHIYHWDLRTRTCIHKAVDEGCMTGHSLSTSPNGSLFAAGSDSGIVNIYNKSEFLGGKRKPVKTVENLTTKVDFLKFNHDSQILAICSSMQKNSLKLVHIPSYTVFSNWPPANRPLHFPRCLDFSPGGGFMAVGNAAGKVFLYKLHHYRHA